A segment of the Hallerella succinigenes genome:
AATTTTTTGTGCGGTACGATACCGCTTTTCAACAACTGGGAATTTTTGATGGACTGGGAAGGAAACCGTCCGCTAAAAGTGGAAGGTGGTTTTGTCGCATCGTTCTCGATTGCCCGGATTCTGGGCTTTGGCCTTGTGAGTGTTTGGTCCGTGCTCGGACTTGTGCTTTTGTATTTGTGGAACCTTCGCCGCTACCGGAAGAATCCGGAACAGTTCCGTTTGATTTTTTGGCGACGTTGGGTTGTTCGCTTTTTAGCGGCGGATTAAAAGTTTGATATCAAGAGGATGAAATGCAGAAATTGACTGTGGAAAGATTGCTGTCAAAACTCGGTTTTGGAACCCGTAAGGAATGCCGTGCCTTGGTGCGTGCGGGACTTGTGGAACTTGCGGGAAGAACGGTGGAAGATCCGTTTGAAGAACTCGACGCAAAGCCGGAAACGATTATGGTGAATGGCGAAGAAGTGCCGACGTTTGAAGAACTTTATTTGATGATGAACAAGCCGTGTGGACTGGAGTGCAGCCATCAGCCGCGCGATCATGAATCCGTATTTGAATCCTTTCCGCATCGGATGCTTGAAATGGGCCTGAACTGCGTGGGACGTTTGGATGCGGATTCGCACGGGCTTCTTTTGTTCTCGAACCAGGGG
Coding sequences within it:
- a CDS encoding pseudouridine synthase, with protein sequence MQKLTVERLLSKLGFGTRKECRALVRAGLVELAGRTVEDPFEELDAKPETIMVNGEEVPTFEELYLMMNKPCGLECSHQPRDHESVFESFPHRMLEMGLNCVGRLDADSHGLLLFSNQGQFIHRVESPKKGMLKTYVAKLACPITDPQIRVLKEGVQLKGEKKLFIARELEKVSDTVVKISIAEGVYHEVRRMFAAVSNHVEDLERISIGHVKLDPQLELGKWRFLTAEERAEFQ